Proteins co-encoded in one Populus trichocarpa isolate Nisqually-1 chromosome 10, P.trichocarpa_v4.1, whole genome shotgun sequence genomic window:
- the LOC7462671 gene encoding receptor-like protein EIX2, with translation MEYRGSQNAGGVWSHKGWHCCGTGSTFANVSCIPNENKALLEFRDSLIDHLNWVLSWIGEDRCPWKGVVCSRTSGHVIKLDLRNQFQLDELGIPYFDFYPGNYSNVFLKGDINPSLLDLKHLEYLDLSMNDFSSSSKIPGFIWSLIKLKYLNLSSAGFLAKVPVHLGNPSSLQYLDLGTSSAFYAPSNFLTSDNLQWTYTLSSLKYLDLSGANLPKDNNWLHSINMLPSLLELHLSRCQLSVAFNILILVKMLFTVPFLAISSCKFLEVLDLQENNLEAEIQNTLTNLCTPSGWAHDSLKILKLGSDWFSGYLPVQLGHIPKSFGQLSNLEVLNVSDNKLGGMVSELHFANLRHLTGTDIVFKFFCYRFRPTWVPPFQLQGEKFSLEILSIHSNEFDGEIPLEFCHLSQLRVLNLAQCRIAATLLRCFSNFSVMIGEARKCEHWLYAGKYDENVLVSWKGRELEYTKTLEFLFSVDISSKNLF, from the exons ATGGAGTACCGGGGCTCACAAAACGCAGGAGGAGTTTGGAGCCACAAGGGCTGG CATTGTTGCGGCACTGGCAGCACATTTGCAAATGTGAGCTGCATTCCAAATGAAAACAAGGCACTTCTCGAGTTCAGGGATAGTCTTATTGATCATTTAAACTGGGTGTTGTCGTGGATAGGAGAAGACCGCTGTCCCTGGAAAGGAGTGGTTTGCAGCAGGACTAGCGGTCATGTTATCAAGCTTGATCTTCGAAATCAGTTTCAGCTAGATGAGCTAGGCATTCCCTATTTCGATTTCTATCCTGGAAATTATAGCAACGTTTTCTTGAAAGGTGATATAAATCCTTCCCTTCTTGATTTGAAGCATTTGGAATATCTAGACCTGAGCATGAACGATTTCTCTTCGAGCTCCAAAATTCCAGGATTTATATGGTccttgataaaattgaaatatctaAACCTTTCCTCTGCGGGTTTCCTAGCAAAGGTTCCCGTTCATCTTGGAAACCCTTCAAGCCTGCAGTATCTTGATCTTGGCACTTCTTCAGCTTTCTATGCTCCTTCGAATTTCTTGACTTCTGACAACCTCCAATGGACATATACTCTTTCTTCCTTGAAATACCTGGACTTGTCTGGAGCGAACCTTCCAAAAGACAACAATTGGTTGCATTCCATAAATATGCTCCCTTCTCTACTAGAATTACATTTATCCCGTTGTCAACTTTCAG TAGCATTCaacatcttgatcttagttaaAATGCTTTTCACGGTTCCATTCCTAGCGATTAGCAGTTGTAAATTCCTTGAAGTGCTTGACCTACAAGAGAATAATCTTGAGGCTGAAATACAAAATACGCTGACAAATCTGTGTACCCCATCTGGATGGGCTCATGATAGTTTGAAGATATTGAAACTTGGATCAGATTGGTTCTCTGGCTATTTGCCAGTTCAACTTGGACA TATTCCAAAAAGTTTTGGGCAGCTCTCAAATCTGGAAGTTCTAAATGTCTCCGACAACAAATTGGGGGGCATGGTGTCTGAACTTCACTTTGCAAACTTAAGGCATCTAACAGGGACTGATATTGTCTTCAAATTCTTTTGTTATAGATTTCGCCCAACATGGGTGCCTCCATTTCAGCTTCAAG GTGAAAAGTTTTCTCTGGAAATACTAAGCATTCATTCTAACGAGTTTGATGGCGAAATTCCTCTAGAGTTTTGCCACCTTTCTCAACTTCGAGTGCTGAACTTGGCGCAATGTAGGATTGCTGCAACTCTTCTTCGTTGTTTTAGCAACTTTTCTGTTATGATTGGAGAGGCAAGGAAATGTGAACACTGGCTTTATGCAGGAAAGTATGACGAGAATGTTTTGGTTTCGTGGAAAGGGAGGGAGCTTGAATATACCAAGACACttgaatttctattttcagTCGACATTTCCagcaaaaatctattttga